GTTTCATAAAATTACTTTTACAGATAACGGAATGGGATTTGACCCTCAGTTTAAAGAAACCATTTTTGTTCTCTTCCAGCGTCTGCATTCAAAAACAGATTATCCCGGAACCGGAATTGGACTTGCCATTTGCAAAAAAATTGTCGAAAACCACAGAGGATATATCTTAGCTGACAGCGTTCTTAATGAAGGTTCAGAGTTTACCGTTTTTCTTCCGGAATAAATTATTCTAAAAACAACATAAACAGCATTTACTCAGAGAAAAATTAATCTCGGGTAAATGCTTTTTTTATCCCCAAAAGCCACTTAAAACACCGTATAATAATCGATTATGGGAATTATATAAAGATTCATTTTTATGCTGTAAAGCAAAAAATGTAAATCGGTGGCATCTTTGTAATGTAATACTTTATGAAGTAATAATGAAAGCAATACCCATCGCAAAAGCAGCATTTTTTAAAATCATTTTCTTATTGATTATTTTATTTTTTACTGCATGCGGAAAGAAAGAACATCAAAAAGGAAGCCTGATCGAAAAAGAAGCTTTTAGTCAGAATAGAAAGCAGCAAAACGACAAGGATCAACTTGAAGCCTCTTTTTTTATTGCAACAGCAAATGTGAGTAATGCTATTATTTCTAAAAGTCAAATTGCACAAAAACGTTCAGAAAGTAAGATACAGGATTTAAGCAAAAAGATTGAAAATCATCAAAGTCAATTATTGCAGACCATATCAGAAATGGCCAATAAAAAGCTCATTATTATAACTGATATAAATGCGATTCATAAAAAAGATTTATATGAATTGACCGATACAAATGACACCACTTTTGCCAAAACATACCTTAGCTCAATTGCAGAGTCATTATCGGAACAAATAAAATTGTTCGAAAAAATTTCGGCAGAAACAAATGATGAAAAGATTCTGAAACTGGTGCTTCAGTATTTGCCCGAACAATATCAGCTTTTAAGGGAAACCGAACGAATACAAACAGAATTTTATTAAAAGCCTATATATCTATTATTAACTAAATTTTTTATTATGAAAATGCAAACCAATTTTTTATGCGCCTTTACCCTATTTTTATCAGCTTCATT
The sequence above is drawn from the Flavobacterium sp. N2038 genome and encodes:
- a CDS encoding DUF4142 domain-containing protein, coding for MKAIPIAKAAFFKIIFLLIILFFTACGKKEHQKGSLIEKEAFSQNRKQQNDKDQLEASFFIATANVSNAIISKSQIAQKRSESKIQDLSKKIENHQSQLLQTISEMANKKLIIITDINAIHKKDLYELTDTNDTTFAKTYLSSIAESLSEQIKLFEKISAETNDEKILKLVLQYLPEQYQLLRETERIQTEFY